A region of the Haematobia irritans isolate KBUSLIRL chromosome 5, ASM5000362v1, whole genome shotgun sequence genome:
gttttgtcctgttatgataccaatcagtGGTCACAATTATTCTCTCTTCATCGACATAAAAATTTCGCAGTTCCTACGTatcttttcgtcccatatcaacttggtttgctcgcaaccaacCGAAGAAACCCAGCGCCTTCGCCATGGAGATGACTAACAGTATACTCCTCTGTGAAAGTGAGATCTGGGCGTCGACCCTATATAGACGGACTAGAGCCAAAAAGCTGCTTTCAGTACAGAGAACACCTGTTTTGAGAAGCATATCACACGGCATCAGGGGAAGCCGCATTATTGATGACAGGAACGATCTCACTAGACCTCCAGGCGATTGAACGGCAAAAGGTTTTTGAAGCTAAACAACACGGCGCAATGGACCTAATACCGAACATTCAACACTAGACCATAGATAGATTACAGGACAGGTGGTGGAACGAAACGACTTATAATTCACATACAGTTATGGCGAGAGAGGAGATATGGGGAAGTAACATATAAAATGACTCATATGCTCTCTGGTAACAGATACTTTCAAAAATATCTGTATCGTATGGGGAAATGCAGCTCGGAGAACTGTATCTATGAAGAAGTAGAGGTTGCGGATGCTGTCGAACATACATTCTATAAATGTAGCTGGTGGTCTCTCCGAGAAATATAATCCAGGAATGGTGGGGGAACGAGACGACTTATAATTCACATACAGTTATGGCGAGAGAGGAGATATGGGGAAGTAACATATAAAATGGCTCATATGCTCTCTGGTCACAGAGACTTTCAAAAATATCTGCATCGTATGGGGAAATGCAGCTCAGAGAACTGTATCTATGAAGAAGTAGAGGTCGCGGATGCTGTCGAACATACATTCTATAAATGTAGCTGGTGGTCTCTCCGACAAATATAATCCAGAAAATGGTATCGAGTCAGATGAACCGGTAGTCATTAAGCTGAATTGTGTCGAAGTGAATTGAGTTCAGTTGAGTTGACTTGAATTGAACCcgcaaaaaaagaacaaaaaactaTATCcgtaatatattaaaatatatataattaaacgaCAAAAAGTGGTTTAGgtatgataaaaatataataccaCAATCAGTTTGTTAAGatgtgaaataaatttctttaaataggaCGTTATAAATCTATTGTATTTAGTCAGTATTTATTACTTATCGTTATACATCGTGAAAATATAGCTTGTCAGTTTTTCTTACGCTTTATACCCTCAGCAAGCGGTAAAGAAAGTATAACATCGGTAAGGCGCGAAAGaaagtttaaaatctttttCTCAGTCCATCGGGATAAAAGGATCACGTTCAAATTTCataaaactgaattaaattgaattaaatgtcttttattaaatacaaatcaattcaattttatgGAATTCATACCAATTCAAGATAATGAAAATGAATTCCAATTACAGGCTTACAAGTTATTCATAAATTTTGCCGTGTCATGGAACAATCAAGTAACTCTCGGCATAGATTAGGTCTTGCCTTTAGAAAACGggatttgaaaacatttgctgAATACATCGATGCCGGAGATGATCCTTCACAAATGTATACGGTTGATCTATGCCTGTATCATGTTATTCTATCAAGTAATGGTTGTTCAGCCTTTGTGGAGAAATGCTTGCAATGCCCTGTGGTACATGAACCCAAATTGGCCAAGTGGTCCATACTCTATGCTGCGAAATCTCTTGATCCGGAAATTTTACATCTGCTCTTGCCCAGTGATTATATCCATGAAATTTGGTGTGACTTTTCAGCTTTACATTATTTAGCTAGCCGTActattattaaaaatgttgatggGCTAATAAGGTGCATGGAGTTACTGCTAGAGCACGGTGCAATAGTAAATATGGCTGATGTAAATAACGATACTTCACTTTCGATTGCCATGAAAAATCCTAGTTTTGATATAaggtccaaaaagaaaattattgagaTACTTCTCATGAAAGATCCGGTCCACAATTCGGCTCTACGCTCCGAGCTGCTAAGCATATGTGAAGATTTACGATTCCCAGAAGTCAATAATGAAATATGGCCTGAATGTGAAAGCGCCAATTGTGTTACCAGTCAAAAATGTTGTAACCTCGAGGATATCACTTCAAATGGTGAGAGAAATGAGAAACTCTTCGTGGCCATTATGAATCATCATAATCATTGTTTCGATCGCCTATTGGATATGGGCGCTGACTACAAAAGACCAGGATATTCCAGTGTTCCACCATTGGAATATGCGGCTGGTTGCGTTAATAGTTATGCCCTTGGAGTTCTCTTGGCAAAGGGCGTCTCATTTCGTGCGGGCTGTTCTTATCTCCTCTATAATGTGGTAAAATGCTTTGAAAGAAGTTCCAAATTTGACTTAAAAGATTTCGTACGCTGTTTGGATTTACTGGTGAGGTTCAAACATATTGATATCAACCAATTGGATGGTTTGGGAAATACCATTCTACATCATTCCACACATCTGTCGGATGCAtgtgtattggaaattttgaaacaagGTTATTCGCTTGCCATAAGAAATAAGGCGGGAGAGCTTCCGGTAAGCAGCATAAAATCCGATATTTTGAAAGCCCATTTCGATGGTCTCATTATCAAGGAGTATGATACGGAATCTTGGAAAATAACGTTTGATTATAACAATTTTCTCCATCTGCCCAATGGCAATAAGGATGCTGCCTCAcaaatggaaatatttaaagCCATTGCCAAAATGGagacaaataaaaaacttttggaaCATCCATTGATAATGATTTTCTTGGATTTGCAATGGCAACAACTTAGTTATCTATTCtatttgaatttttctttatatctcTTGTTTGTGGCATCATGTATCCCCTTCATACTATTAAAGTTGTCCGATTATCCCCTTATGTCTCGAATATTTTGTGGTCTCACTGTCTTGGGTGTGCTCTACCTCATAGTACGTGAAAGCCTTCAATTATATATGAATTGGAGAAAATATGTGAAATCAACTATCAACTATATGGAATGGTTAATGATTGTCTTGGTCTTGATCCTCTGTTGTGAGAGTAATTTTGATACGGATACCCGAAAGTTATTATGTTCCTTGACCATACTTCTCATTACCACAGAATTTTTCCAATTGCTGGGATCATTGCCATTCATGTCGCTATCCTTACGTATGCATATGTTTCAGATGGTGGCTAAAAGTTTTCTCAAGAATTTTCTTCTCCCTTCGATTTTTGTGGCTTCGTTCAGTTTGTGTTTCTATATAATGATTGGTAGACGAGAAGATACCGAAAATGATTTGAACAGCTTTTCCAATCCTCCACGAGCTTTTGTGAAGTCTATTGTTATGATGATTGGTGAATTGGATGCCAGTGATCTCAAACTAGATGGAGTTTTTATTAATTGCCTTTTTTTGGCATTTGTTTTTCTGGTGACAATTGTTTTGTTCAATTTGATCAATGGTGCAGCCATTCATGATATTTTGGTAAGTacttaattttagtttatttcattatattttaagtaaataaagtgaattaaattaacacgtcgaaatattgatttccgactacataaagtatgtatatattCCTGATCAGGGAACAATTCTAAGaatatataaccatgtccgtctgtatgtctattgtaataatttaatgAATATATCGAGCTAAAATTTTACCTAAActcgttctcgaaacgacagcatgcatactcgaagcgcagatctactgagaccgcattacatgaactagtcagctttattgaaagctcactatcggtcaaagaatacacaatcgtggcgtttctagacatcgagggggcgttcaataacgtccatccgagctcaatattaaatggactggcaactctaTTAGAcgacggctgatgtgacggttgttgaaaatctcgatggtcctacggatcctccagataaatcttcatcattgtaaggctgcatgtgctgccttaaaagttctcctgatgaaaggggacatagacatagttcttattcaagaaccatatgtttatagaaacaacatatgtgaattaagtactccgaggttcaaactattgcagtatacaggtaataatgtaaatcgagcctgtagaattgctaaaaacgagcttgtttctgcttccttcaatgtgcaatgcagacactgtcgttgccagtttagaaatagccaaatgcaaacattgggtatcttcggtctatatgggacatgacagggagatgcctccatgtgccgttaagaccttagttgaggagtcactgaaaacaaagacgaaactcattatgggatgcgatgcgaatgcgcatcataatatatggggaagtagtgatactaatgcaaggggagagtcgctaatagagtttattttgcgtactaatgtggtagtttgcaacaagggagatgccccaacctttgtcactaaaaacaggcaagaggttttggacatcaccttgagctgaatgaaatgatatctgagtggcaggttttaagtgaacacagcttctcagctcatcgctacatcaatttcaaatttgatgttcatatcaccaagaccatatttccgccaaatgttaggaaagctgactggtataggtatagggaatcgttcaatatgatgataccggaaataacagagacaaatatgagaaatgtgcaatatatcgaacacgcagtggagcggattactaaggccttcaacatctcactgaaagctgcatgtcctagatggaagccaagggggaaaaatcgaccaccatggtggtctacggaattaagtaatatgaggaaatcctgcaggaagcactttaacaaggcaaagtccaccagagcccctaaggattgggacgcttacaagaagaatctgagatgaTACAAACGAGAActaagaaaggctcagcataactctttgaATGATtattgcagcagtattgagaatacgtcccaggcttccagactatggaaggttctagcatccaccaactccgctccaggtttcattaaaacatcggagggcaattggataacgcccagtgaggagacgctggaggtactattggacacacattttcctggaaatcagacggttgaaccaggttccggcggtgccacagtggctctacGCTCGTTtcttatcgaggaaattgtatcggaatctagaataagatgggcgttaaatagctttggatcattcaaatcccccggacctgatggaattactccggcggagttacaagcagtgactgacaaaattatccccatgttgtcggcgatatataaaggatgtatcaacttatcacatATCCcaagaaagtggagggaaacaaaagtcgttttcatacctaaagcgggaaaagcctctcactcgaggccgaaggatttccgaccaatcagcttatcctcattcctacttaagactctggagaggatgatagatatttatcttagaactagcatcgattcaagtttgttctcgaaacgacagcatgcatactcaaagggcaggtctactgagaccgctttgcatgaactagtcagctttattgaatgcTCACTAtcagtcaaagaatacacaatcgtggcgtttctagaaatcgaaggggcgtttaataatgtccatccgtgctcgatattaaatggaccgacaactctgaatgttgatccatgtatactcaggctgttagacgaactgctaatgaagagacgtatttaagccacactaggacaagcaaacatacaaaggtatgtgaacagaggcactctccaaggaggagttctatcacctcttctttggaatgttgctataaataaccttctggttaccctagaaaaagaaaggataaaagtggtggttgcatatgcagatgatgtggctctagcaatcaggggaaaattcccatccacaatcagagatattattcagagggccccccggatg
Encoded here:
- the LOC142241070 gene encoding transient receptor potential cation channel protein painless-like, which translates into the protein MEQSSNSRHRLGLAFRKRDLKTFAEYIDAGDDPSQMYTVDLCLYHVILSSNGCSAFVEKCLQCPVVHEPKLAKWSILYAAKSLDPEILHLLLPSDYIHEIWCDFSALHYLASRTIIKNVDGLIRCMELLLEHGAIVNMADVNNDTSLSIAMKNPSFDIRSKKKIIEILLMKDPVHNSALRSELLSICEDLRFPEVNNEIWPECESANCVTSQKCCNLEDITSNGERNEKLFVAIMNHHNHCFDRLLDMGADYKRPGYSSVPPLEYAAGCVNSYALGVLLAKGVSFRAGCSYLLYNVVKCFERSSKFDLKDFVRCLDLLVRFKHIDINQLDGLGNTILHHSTHLSDACVLEILKQGYSLAIRNKAGELPVSSIKSDILKAHFDGLIIKEYDTESWKITFDYNNFLHLPNGNKDAASQMEIFKAIAKMETNKKLLEHPLIMIFLDLQWQQLSYLFYLNFSLYLLFVASCIPFILLKLSDYPLMSRIFCGLTVLGVLYLIVRESLQLYMNWRKYVKSTINYMEWLMIVLVLILCCESNFDTDTRKLLCSLTILLITTEFFQLLGSLPFMSLSLRMHMFQMVAKSFLKNFLLPSIFVASFSLCFYIMIGRREDTENDLNSFSNPPRAFVKSIVMMIGELDASDLKLDGVFINCLFLAFVFLVTIVLFNLINGAAIHDILEIEEDAKVNETKQRIKLLHNYHEFNIGNLKYLQNFQTKENKRHIRRMRNPIYLRRISIHPNKEKKCIAQGEWCRNMFSGGTISFTPKNITNRLIIDNQTLEKIMVIVNEPFKNENDLKDIRNEVQRIREKLNQIENTMLSQENKNVIKNTDKNKK